One Phaseolus vulgaris cultivar G19833 chromosome 2, P. vulgaris v2.0, whole genome shotgun sequence DNA window includes the following coding sequences:
- the LOC137809674 gene encoding uncharacterized protein has product MVAAAGWIKKHCTPKLLDELHQYPDFQVKIVGHSLGGGTAALLTYMLREIKQFSSCTCVTFGPAACMSLDLAEFGKPFVTSIINGYDMVPTLSISSVHDFISEDLVKSKKFIKSACSSIGSRLPFASYAKAIVNHAVSRGTQVVMNSKQRTRSMITWPQRENTAALSSSKSANLAEASQSLDTTYEDEDEGSKSSSEGSDNDDMDEEEEQIISATHNIANDEFYQYLKELQLEAQNDYPNTSDAKEKEAATKESTTEAEMNDEVVHIEERGGSTVATSDKQVRHHLYPPGRILHIVPVLSTGNGDGDEKHVLYETSRELYGKLRLSRGMLFDHMTGKYLKVLQQLINQLEDEKSHYGA; this is encoded by the exons ATGGTTGCTGCAGCTGGTTGGATAAAAAAACACTGCACTCCTAAACTTCTTGATGAACTTCATCAATACCCCGATTTCCAAGTCAAG ATCGTTGGGCACTCACTTGGTGGTGGTACTGCTGCGCTGTTGACATATATGCTTAGAGAAATTAAACAGTTCTCTTCATGCACTTGTGTCACCTTTGGTCCAG CTGCTTGTATGTCACTGGACTTGGCGGAATTCGGGAAGCCCTTTGTCACTTCCATTATAAATGGTTATGACATGGTGCCTACATTGTCAATTTCTTCTGTTCATGATTTCATTTCCGAG GATCTGGTTAAGAGTAAAAAGTTCATAAAATCTGCTTGCAGCTCAATCGGATCTCGCTTACCATTTGCATCTTATGCAAAAGCCATCGTGAATCATGCAGTATCACGTGGCACCCAG GTTGTGATGAATAGTAAACAAAGAACTCGGTCAATGATAACGTGGCCCCAACGTGAGAATACTGCGGCATTGTCAAGTTCTAAATCAGCAAATTTGGCTGAAGCCTCTCAATCATTAGATACAACTTATGAAGATGAGGACGAGGGATCTAAATCCTCCAGTGAAGGATCTGATAATGATGACATGGATGAAGAAGAGGAGCAAATCATATCTGCTACTCACAACATTGCTAACGATGAATTTTATCAATATTTGAAGGAGCTTCAACTTGAGGCACAGAATGATTATCCTAACACTAGTGATGCCAAGGAAAAAGAAGCAGCCACAAAAGAAAGCACCACAGAAGCAGAAATGAATGATGAGGTTGTTCATATTGAAGAAAGAGGAGGTAGTACAGTGGCAACATCAGACAAGCAGGTTAGACATCATCTTTATCCACCGGGAAGGATCTTGCATATTGTCCCTGTACTTTCCACTGGAAATGGTGATGGTGATGAGAAACATGTCTTGTATGAAACGAGTAGAGAGCTGTATGGAAAACTCAGACTTTCAAGAGGGATGCTATTTGATCACATGACAGGGAAGTATCTGAAGGTGCTACAACAATTAATCAATCAACTAGAGGATGAGAAGTCCCATTATGGTGCCTGA